In a single window of the Heliangelus exortis chromosome 1, bHelExo1.hap1, whole genome shotgun sequence genome:
- the CD9 gene encoding CD9 antigen — MPVKGGTKCIKYLLFGFNFIFWLAGTAVLAIGLWLRFDSQTKSIFELESNNTTFYTGVYILIGAGALMMLVGFLGCCGALQESQCMLGLFFLFLFVIFALEIAAAIWGFANKEKVVEELKDFYRETYGKRSQPAARETLKAFQLALDCCGLTGALEQQFMDTCPKKTMLESFTTVSCPAAIDDVFNSKLNVIGAVGLGIAVIMIFGMIFSMVLCCAIRKNREMV, encoded by the exons CTTGCAGGGACAGCAGTTCTGGCAATTGGACTATGGCTTCGGTTCGATTCACAGACCAAAAGCATCTTTGAACTGGAATCCAACAACACAACGTTTTACACAG GAGTTTACATCCTGATTGGAGCTGGTGCACTTATGATGCTGGTTGGTTTCTTGGGATGCTGTGGTGCATTGCAGGAATCTCAATGTATGCTTGGCCTG ttcttcctcttcctttttgtgATTTTTGCCCTTGAAATTGCTGCTGCAATCTGGGGATttgcaaataaagaaaag GTTGTTGAAGAGCTAAAGGACTTCTACAGAGAAACTTATGGAAAGAGATCTCAACCAGCTGCCAGAGAGACCCTGAAAGCCTTCCAGTTAGCT CTAGACTGCTGTGGTCTTACAGGAGCTCTTGAGCAGCAGTTCATGGATACCTGTCCAAAGAAGACCATGCTTGAGTCATTTACAACAGTG TCATGCCCTGCTGCTATTGATGATGTCTTCAATTCAAAGCTGAATGTGATTGGAGCAGTTGGCCTTGGCATTGCTGTGATAATG atttttGGCATGATATTCAGTATGGTTCTCTGCTGTGCTATCCGcaaaaacagagaaatggtTTAA